Proteins found in one Clostridium butyricum genomic segment:
- the pflB gene encoding formate C-acetyltransferase: MLENEQWAGFEGRIWKEEINVRDFIQNNYTPYDGDTSFLADPTEATNKLWSRLQELQKEERAKGGVLDMETEVVSGLTAYGPGYIDESLKELEKVVGLQTDKPLKRAFMPYGGIKMAEQSCENYGYKPNPELHKIFTEYHKTHNQGVFDAYTPEMRAARSSHIITGLPDTYGRGRIVGDYRRVALYGIDGLIEEKSKDLANCGDGTMTDEVIRLREEITDQIKALKDMKKMAENYGYDISKPAKDAREAIQWLYFGYLAAIKTQNGAAMSIGRVSTFLDIYIQRDLDNGVLTEDEAQELIDHLTMKCRMVKFARITSYNELFSGDPSWVTIGLGGIGVDGRHMVTKNDYRFLHTLENMGPSPEPNLTVFYSSALPENFKKYAAKISVDTSSIQYENDDVMKPVWGDDYSICCCVSATQTGKEMQFFGARANLAKCLLYAINGGIDEKSGKQVGPEYKGITSEYLDYDEVIAKYEQMSDWLADLYVNILNLIQYMHDKYYYEAAEMALIDTEVRRTFATGIAGFSHVIDSLSAIKYAKVKTIRNEDGIVTDYEIEGDFPRYGNDDDRADEIGIYVLKSFLDKIKKRHTYRNSEPTTSLLTITSNVVYGKYTGNMPDGREAWTPLAPGASPSYGAEKNGLLASLNSVAKLPYEWALDGISNTQTINPDALGHGEEEQVDKLVQVLDGYFDQGPHHLNVNVFGIEKLKDAMEHPEKEEYANFTIRVSGYAVKFIDLTREQQLDVISRTCHERM, translated from the coding sequence ATGTTAGAAAATGAACAATGGGCTGGATTCGAAGGAAGGATTTGGAAAGAAGAAATCAATGTTAGAGATTTCATTCAGAACAACTATACACCATATGATGGTGATACAAGTTTCTTAGCAGATCCAACAGAAGCTACAAATAAACTTTGGAGCAGATTACAAGAATTGCAAAAAGAAGAAAGAGCTAAAGGTGGAGTACTTGACATGGAAACAGAAGTTGTTTCTGGTCTTACAGCTTATGGCCCTGGATATATTGATGAATCTTTAAAAGAACTTGAAAAAGTAGTAGGACTTCAAACAGACAAGCCTCTTAAGAGAGCTTTCATGCCATATGGTGGTATTAAAATGGCTGAACAATCTTGTGAAAACTATGGATATAAACCAAATCCAGAATTACACAAGATATTTACTGAATACCATAAGACACATAACCAAGGAGTATTCGATGCTTATACACCAGAAATGAGAGCAGCTCGTAGCAGTCATATTATAACAGGACTTCCTGATACTTATGGACGTGGACGTATCGTAGGTGACTACAGAAGAGTAGCTCTTTATGGTATTGATGGTCTTATAGAAGAAAAATCAAAAGATCTTGCTAACTGTGGCGATGGAACTATGACTGATGAAGTTATTCGTCTTAGAGAAGAAATTACAGATCAAATCAAAGCACTTAAAGATATGAAGAAAATGGCTGAAAATTATGGATATGATATTTCAAAGCCAGCAAAAGATGCTAGAGAAGCAATTCAATGGTTATATTTTGGATATCTTGCAGCAATAAAGACTCAAAATGGTGCAGCTATGTCAATAGGACGTGTGTCTACTTTCCTTGATATTTATATTCAAAGAGACCTTGATAACGGAGTTCTTACTGAAGATGAAGCTCAAGAATTAATTGACCATTTAACAATGAAATGTAGAATGGTTAAATTTGCAAGAATCACTTCTTACAATGAATTATTCTCAGGAGATCCTTCATGGGTTACTATAGGACTTGGTGGTATAGGTGTTGATGGACGTCACATGGTAACAAAGAACGACTATCGTTTCCTTCATACATTAGAAAATATGGGACCTTCACCAGAACCAAACCTTACTGTATTTTACTCTTCAGCGCTTCCTGAAAACTTCAAGAAGTATGCAGCAAAAATTTCAGTAGATACAAGCTCTATTCAATATGAAAATGATGATGTAATGAAGCCAGTATGGGGAGATGATTACTCAATCTGTTGTTGTGTATCTGCTACTCAAACAGGTAAAGAAATGCAGTTCTTCGGAGCTAGAGCTAACCTTGCTAAATGTTTACTTTATGCAATAAATGGTGGTATTGATGAAAAATCAGGTAAACAAGTTGGTCCTGAATACAAAGGAATCACTTCAGAATATCTTGATTATGATGAAGTAATTGCAAAATATGAACAAATGAGTGACTGGTTAGCTGATCTTTATGTAAATATATTAAACTTAATTCAATACATGCATGATAAATACTACTATGAAGCAGCAGAAATGGCTCTTATAGATACAGAAGTAAGACGTACATTTGCAACTGGTATTGCAGGTTTCTCACATGTAATTGATTCACTTTCTGCAATTAAATATGCAAAAGTTAAAACAATCCGTAATGAAGATGGTATTGTTACAGATTACGAAATCGAAGGAGATTTCCCAAGATACGGTAACGATGATGATAGAGCTGATGAAATTGGTATATATGTTCTTAAGTCATTCCTTGACAAAATCAAGAAGAGACACACATACAGAAATTCTGAACCTACAACATCATTACTTACTATTACATCAAATGTAGTATATGGTAAGTATACAGGTAATATGCCAGATGGACGTGAAGCTTGGACTCCACTTGCACCAGGAGCTAGCCCATCTTATGGAGCAGAAAAGAACGGATTACTTGCTTCATTAAACTCTGTAGCTAAGCTTCCTTATGAATGGGCATTAGATGGTATTTCAAATACACAAACAATTAACCCAGATGCATTAGGACACGGAGAAGAAGAACAAGTTGATAAACTTGTACAAGTATTAGATGGTTACTTTGATCAAGGACCACATCACTTAAATGTTAATGTATTCGGTATTGAAAAATTAAAAGACGCTATGGAACATCCTGAAAAAGAAGAATATGCTAACTTTACTATCCGTGTATCTGGATACGCAGTTAAGTTTATAGATTTAACAAGAGAACAACAACTTGATGTTATCTCTAGAACATGTCATGAAAGAATGTAA
- the pflA gene encoding pyruvate formate-lyase-activating protein produces the protein MLSLEHVMKECNLDKNIARIHSIETFGSVDGPGVRFVTFLKGCHMRCQFCHNPDTWDINGGETRTADELLSQALRYKTYWKKGGGITVSGGEPLLQIDFLIEFFKKAKSKGVHVTLDTSGNPFTREEPFFSKFNELMKVTDLVMLDIKQIDEEKHKILTGWSNSNILDMAKFLSEINKPVWIRHVLVPGGSDNDEQLIKLDEFIKTLKNVDRVEVLPYHSLGTFKWEELGIEYPLKDVEPPTKERIENAKKLLHTSEYNGYLSR, from the coding sequence ATGTTATCTCTAGAACATGTCATGAAAGAATGTAATTTAGATAAAAATATAGCAAGAATTCATTCAATAGAGACTTTTGGATCTGTTGATGGACCGGGAGTACGTTTTGTTACCTTTTTAAAGGGCTGCCATATGAGATGTCAGTTCTGTCACAATCCGGATACCTGGGATATTAACGGCGGTGAGACAAGAACTGCAGATGAGCTTTTGTCTCAAGCTCTAAGATATAAAACTTATTGGAAAAAGGGAGGCGGCATCACTGTAAGTGGTGGTGAGCCCCTTCTCCAAATAGATTTTTTGATTGAATTCTTTAAAAAAGCTAAATCAAAGGGCGTTCATGTCACACTTGATACGTCTGGAAATCCATTTACAAGAGAAGAACCTTTCTTTAGTAAATTTAATGAGCTTATGAAAGTAACAGATCTTGTAATGCTGGATATTAAACAGATAGATGAAGAAAAGCATAAAATACTTACTGGATGGAGCAACTCAAATATTCTTGATATGGCTAAGTTTTTATCTGAAATCAATAAACCTGTATGGATTCGTCATGTACTCGTACCAGGTGGAAGTGATAATGATGAACAATTAATAAAACTTGATGAATTTATCAAGACTTTAAAGAATGTAGATCGTGTTGAAGTACTTCCTTATCATAGTCTTGGGACTTTTAAATGGGAAGAGCTTGGTATTGAATATCCGTTAAAGGATGTTGAACCTCCAACTAAGGAGAGAATAGAAAATGCTAAAAAGCTTCTTCATACAAGTGAATATAATGGGTATTTATCACGATAA
- a CDS encoding flotillin family protein: protein MSSETISILIMVAIGIIILCLLLYGVGFTKIGTDEVGIVEKWWSLKGSVPSDGLIALKNEAGYQPDVLRAGVHFKTPFQYRVRKVRLVTIPQGQIGYVFARSGESLKDGQTLGKVITECKSFQNVTAFLNNGGQKGPQRQILREGTYAFNLAQFIIITKDKVHSIFTSKDESAQIETMRSDLLRVNGFMPVVISSSKNNEDDEFYNSIKNKDTIGIVTVNEGPTPDNGAIIAPIVGEGITHEFYHNNFQEPEKFLAANGRKGKQMQVLTDGIYFINRLFANVDIVPKSIIDIGYVGVVVSYFGDKGEDVSGTSYSHGELVEQGKKGIWRESMMPGKYPFNTYAGKIIPVPTTNVILKWISGQSGDHKLDDNLKEINLITKDAFEPNLPLTVVFNIDYRKASSVIQRFGDIKILIEQSLDPMIAGYFKNIGQTKTLIELVQDRSSIQEQASSEMKEKFKLYDLELQEVLIGTPAASSTDKRIDLILAQLRDRQVALEEIKTNEAKQKSAEKQRELNEAIAKSAAQAALTQSSIDIEIADNKGKSELRLAEQLALKTQKLAEADKYKRTQEADASRYTKEAEAAANAKATELNATANAKQVELQASAEAFKLEKVGTAQAFNIKEVAQATAEQETKVGIAKGTAAKALVDAYGGSELQIQQSVLTAFAEALKISKSPLVPQTVIMGGADGKTPNAMESILSMILANMAQDKNSILNMPDIKEAIIPNVDNDITTNKAQKSDNKKS, encoded by the coding sequence ATGAGTTCAGAAACCATATCAATTCTAATAATGGTAGCCATAGGAATAATCATACTTTGTTTACTTCTTTACGGAGTAGGTTTTACTAAAATTGGTACAGATGAAGTAGGAATAGTTGAAAAATGGTGGAGCTTAAAAGGTTCTGTTCCATCTGATGGTCTTATAGCTTTAAAAAATGAAGCTGGTTATCAGCCAGATGTTCTTAGAGCTGGAGTTCATTTTAAAACACCATTTCAATATCGAGTAAGAAAAGTTAGATTAGTAACTATTCCCCAAGGGCAAATAGGTTATGTCTTTGCACGTTCTGGGGAAAGCCTTAAAGATGGTCAAACTCTAGGAAAAGTAATTACTGAATGCAAATCTTTTCAAAATGTAACAGCCTTTTTAAATAATGGTGGGCAAAAAGGACCTCAACGTCAAATCCTTCGTGAAGGTACTTATGCTTTTAATTTAGCTCAATTTATAATAATTACAAAGGATAAAGTTCATTCTATATTTACTTCAAAAGATGAATCAGCTCAAATTGAAACAATGAGAAGTGACCTTTTAAGAGTTAATGGTTTTATGCCAGTTGTTATATCAAGCTCCAAGAATAATGAAGATGATGAATTTTATAATTCAATAAAAAATAAAGATACAATCGGAATAGTAACTGTAAATGAAGGCCCTACTCCAGACAATGGCGCTATTATTGCTCCTATAGTTGGTGAAGGTATAACTCATGAATTTTATCACAACAACTTTCAAGAACCAGAAAAATTCTTAGCTGCAAATGGTCGAAAGGGTAAACAAATGCAAGTATTAACAGATGGAATTTACTTTATCAATCGATTATTTGCAAATGTTGATATAGTTCCAAAAAGTATAATAGATATTGGTTATGTTGGAGTAGTTGTAAGTTATTTTGGTGATAAGGGAGAAGATGTGTCTGGTACAAGTTATTCCCATGGAGAACTTGTTGAACAAGGTAAAAAAGGAATATGGAGAGAATCCATGATGCCAGGTAAATATCCATTTAATACTTACGCAGGTAAAATCATTCCTGTTCCAACCACTAATGTTATATTGAAATGGATTAGTGGCCAATCAGGTGATCATAAATTAGATGATAATTTAAAGGAAATTAATCTAATTACTAAAGATGCTTTTGAGCCAAATCTCCCCCTAACTGTAGTATTTAACATTGATTATAGAAAAGCTTCTTCTGTAATTCAAAGATTTGGTGATATAAAAATACTTATTGAACAGTCACTTGATCCTATGATTGCAGGTTATTTTAAAAATATTGGACAGACTAAAACATTAATTGAGTTAGTTCAAGATAGAAGTTCTATTCAAGAACAAGCTTCAAGTGAAATGAAAGAAAAATTCAAATTATATGACCTAGAATTACAAGAAGTATTAATAGGTACGCCTGCTGCTTCTTCAACAGATAAGCGTATTGATCTTATATTAGCACAATTAAGAGATAGACAAGTTGCTTTAGAAGAAATTAAAACTAATGAAGCTAAACAAAAATCAGCAGAAAAACAAAGAGAATTAAATGAAGCTATTGCAAAAAGTGCAGCTCAAGCAGCACTTACACAATCAAGCATTGATATAGAAATTGCTGATAATAAAGGTAAATCTGAATTAAGATTGGCTGAACAGTTGGCTTTAAAAACTCAAAAACTTGCAGAAGCAGATAAATACAAAAGAACACAAGAAGCTGACGCATCAAGATATACAAAAGAAGCTGAGGCTGCTGCTAACGCAAAAGCTACTGAATTAAATGCAACTGCAAATGCTAAACAAGTTGAATTACAAGCAAGTGCTGAAGCCTTCAAGCTTGAAAAAGTTGGTACAGCGCAAGCATTTAATATTAAAGAAGTTGCACAAGCTACTGCTGAGCAAGAAACAAAGGTAGGTATAGCAAAAGGAACTGCAGCCAAAGCTTTGGTTGATGCTTATGGCGGGTCAGAATTACAAATACAACAAAGTGTTCTAACTGCTTTTGCTGAAGCCTTAAAAATAAGCAAATCTCCACTTGTTCCACAAACAGTAATCATGGGTGGAGCTGATGGAAAAACACCAAATGCAATGGAAAGTATTTTAAGCATGATACTTGCAAATATGGCACAGGATAAAAATTCAATATTAAATATGCCAGATATAAAAGAAGCAATAATACCTAATGTAGACAATGATATTACTACCAATAAAGCACAAAAATCAGATAATAAGAAAAGTTAA
- a CDS encoding ABC transporter permease yields MNLFKVIKFDLTNSLKNPSFLIAYIFFPSMILAGLGYLTKDNYGAYKFSSIDFYGITMGIFLCLFISQLVSNSFTDELIKAVNIRVIYSPTYKAYIYLSKIISAFAFGSILFSIFALFESYILKVNFGGNKSPYVFFIMILFLFFMCTLGAFICCIIPNGDAANKVITLICFLFAGLGGAFMPLGHFGKSLNIISSLSPVKIVSKCAFAIIYDSDFSMIIPTSTLLIILSIILIILCQITFKPEEYI; encoded by the coding sequence ATGAATTTATTTAAAGTAATAAAATTTGATTTGACAAACAGTTTAAAAAATCCTTCTTTTTTAATTGCATACATTTTCTTTCCATCAATGATTTTGGCAGGGTTAGGGTATTTAACAAAAGACAATTATGGTGCTTATAAATTTTCATCTATTGATTTTTATGGCATAACAATGGGAATATTTTTATGTTTATTTATTTCTCAATTGGTATCAAACTCGTTTACAGATGAGCTTATAAAAGCAGTTAATATAAGAGTTATATACTCTCCCACATATAAGGCATATATATATTTATCTAAAATAATCTCGGCATTTGCATTTGGAAGTATTCTATTTTCCATATTTGCATTGTTTGAATCTTATATTTTAAAAGTAAACTTTGGAGGAAATAAGAGTCCTTATGTATTTTTTATTATGATTTTATTTCTATTTTTTATGTGTACTTTGGGAGCATTTATATGTTGCATTATTCCAAATGGAGATGCTGCAAATAAAGTTATCACACTCATATGCTTTTTGTTTGCTGGGTTAGGTGGAGCTTTTATGCCTTTGGGTCATTTTGGAAAAAGTTTAAATATAATATCGTCATTATCACCAGTAAAAATTGTTTCAAAATGTGCGTTTGCAATAATATATGATAGTGATTTTTCAATGATTATACCAACGTCAACATTATTAATAATACTATCAATTATATTGATTATACTATGTCAAATAACTTTTAAACCGGAGGAATATATATAA
- a CDS encoding ABC transporter permease → MNILKIFINNCYRIIEKKSILILSFIIIPIMIIASIIVSDNSEAVEHIALVSRDFNYSINNDQLDIHVLAEQPKLYELILGDYDAVVIDDGNRQFNIQTIQSKELKSNLNEYFNHNVKVDFSKDKVKRGIGTNTLGYLVIVILFESILLMALYPEDRECGSFRRILISNVKTKNYLFSQCLFNFVLLFVPTFLTVVIINKIFNIYLGLNLTVFSLLFIGICIFSVALSLVLTSLIKNLNTCISISGGMYAFLGLFSGCIVPFNNTSKIFDVVTDIIPIKGFLIISQGLENGISISMYVEQIIYITICTVVLYVAGIIITQKKVNLGLY, encoded by the coding sequence ATGAATATATTAAAAATTTTCATAAACAACTGTTATAGAATTATTGAAAAAAAGAGTATTCTAATACTATCATTTATAATAATCCCAATAATGATAATTGCATCAATTATAGTATCAGATAATTCAGAGGCAGTGGAGCATATTGCTCTTGTATCAAGAGATTTTAATTATAGTATAAATAACGATCAATTAGATATTCATGTATTAGCTGAACAGCCAAAATTATATGAGCTTATTCTTGGAGATTATGATGCAGTGGTTATTGATGATGGAAATAGACAATTTAATATACAAACAATTCAATCAAAAGAACTAAAAAGTAATTTAAATGAGTATTTTAATCATAATGTTAAGGTGGATTTTTCAAAAGATAAAGTTAAACGAGGAATTGGTACAAATACTTTGGGATATTTGGTAATAGTAATCTTATTTGAGAGTATTCTTCTTATGGCTCTTTATCCAGAAGATAGAGAATGTGGTTCATTTAGAAGAATATTAATATCTAATGTAAAAACAAAAAATTATTTATTTTCTCAGTGTTTGTTTAACTTTGTTCTTCTTTTTGTACCCACATTTTTAACTGTTGTTATAATTAATAAAATATTTAATATATATTTGGGATTAAATTTAACAGTCTTTAGTTTATTATTTATAGGAATATGTATATTCTCAGTAGCTTTATCATTAGTGTTAACATCGCTTATAAAAAATTTAAATACATGTATAAGTATTTCAGGTGGTATGTACGCATTTTTAGGGCTTTTTTCTGGTTGTATAGTTCCATTTAATAATACAAGTAAAATATTTGATGTTGTTACTGATATCATACCAATAAAAGGATTTTTAATCATATCACAGGGTTTAGAAAATGGAATAAGTATTTCAATGTATGTTGAGCAAATTATTTATATTACTATTTGTACAGTAGTGCTTTATGTTGCAGGAATAATTATTACACAGAAAAAAGTAAATTTAGGATTATATTAG
- a CDS encoding LuxR C-terminal-related transcriptional regulator: MKNNINIIKTKLIMLAPRKNYIKRKHLLEKLNDIADYKVTLIKGIAGSGKTTAVSIYVSENNLQNVNWISLDKENDEIYSFWYYFCESIKEFLSNDKVFDSFKELLTKDSIYNLIGYIVNELSKVDDVFIVLDDFYHIKDKLLNSTIEYLITYSSSNVHYILLTRDNPILCLGQLRAKGQLLEIGPENFKFTQNEVKTFLYDTLKLNIDIDDINIIFEKSEGWITGIQLMALAIKNNTVINISGIDTRNDYLVEYFTEEILNQLTFEEKEFLIKSSILNYFNFEICNEVLNITNSEAIIKSLVDKSLFITLVDRQNNIYRYHNVLKQFLNGRFIKLSNEVQKKLYLKAYEVYKINENFEESINNLLQIKEYEQAVSELNSQINNSKGWYYLKQIPVEYLKDYDELIIQRVYYHFSNLQIEECNKVIDSVTIEKLPVLKVFKAINGDRNIDFYELDSMDIDNLKYNNVTQCILYTSILFVLIYKNDYNKVLKYCNKYYAIAKKHNLISLSIFIKGMEATALEDMGELLEALNIYNEIRNIISDNPIISNLIVLYHFGVAGINLKMCEIEKAKSEIEKVESSIVINKSMFAMPILYHEIIIKFLSGKFKETLKLCNELKVKDRLSYGFILGYKIFLDDYTESDLNEYINSYEDGIRNNISYSIPDKIIYSIAVNLYNDSEKGRRLLDDIIEYCRANSIKTYLVDSLIYMILILSDDLKNSKREVFSYLREAIYYSIDNNYLMPYVLSGDKLLKIIILMKNDESITFTTNERKFVNKLFDIDKIKNNSNKEILSKREKEVLQVLSQGLSNKEIAENLNISLATVKTHIIKIYSKLNVSSRVQAVEKAKKLSWL, encoded by the coding sequence ATGAAGAATAATATAAATATAATAAAAACAAAACTTATCATGCTAGCACCTAGAAAAAATTATATTAAAAGAAAGCATTTACTTGAAAAATTAAATGATATTGCAGACTATAAAGTTACTTTAATTAAAGGAATTGCAGGGAGTGGTAAAACGACTGCGGTCTCTATTTATGTAAGTGAAAATAATTTACAAAATGTAAATTGGATAAGTCTAGATAAAGAAAATGATGAGATTTATTCATTTTGGTATTATTTTTGTGAATCTATTAAAGAATTTCTTAGTAATGACAAAGTTTTTGATAGTTTTAAGGAACTTTTAACAAAAGATTCTATATACAATCTTATTGGGTATATAGTCAATGAGTTATCTAAAGTTGATGATGTCTTTATTGTTCTTGATGACTTTTATCATATAAAAGACAAACTTTTAAATTCAACAATAGAATATCTCATAACATACTCATCATCAAATGTTCATTATATATTGCTTACAAGGGACAATCCTATTCTTTGTTTAGGTCAGCTTAGAGCTAAAGGTCAGTTATTAGAAATTGGACCAGAAAATTTTAAATTTACACAAAATGAAGTAAAAACTTTTTTATATGATACTTTAAAACTTAATATAGATATTGATGATATTAATATTATATTTGAAAAATCCGAAGGATGGATTACGGGTATACAGCTTATGGCATTGGCTATAAAAAATAATACGGTAATAAATATTTCAGGAATAGATACTAGAAATGATTATTTGGTAGAATATTTTACTGAAGAAATTTTGAATCAACTTACCTTTGAAGAAAAAGAATTTCTTATTAAGAGTTCCATTTTAAATTATTTTAATTTTGAAATTTGTAATGAAGTATTAAATATAACCAATTCTGAAGCTATAATTAAATCTTTAGTTGATAAAAGTTTATTTATCACTTTAGTCGACAGACAAAATAATATCTATAGATATCATAATGTATTGAAGCAATTTTTGAATGGAAGATTCATAAAATTATCAAATGAAGTTCAGAAGAAACTTTATTTGAAGGCATATGAAGTTTATAAAATTAATGAAAATTTTGAAGAGAGTATTAATAATCTTTTACAAATCAAAGAATATGAACAAGCTGTATCTGAACTTAATAGTCAAATAAATAATTCAAAGGGATGGTATTATTTAAAACAAATACCAGTTGAGTATCTTAAAGATTATGATGAATTGATAATTCAGAGAGTTTATTATCATTTTTCAAACTTACAAATAGAAGAATGTAACAAAGTTATAGATAGCGTAACAATAGAAAAGTTACCTGTACTTAAAGTTTTTAAAGCAATCAACGGAGATAGAAATATTGATTTTTATGAATTAGATTCTATGGATATAGATAATTTAAAGTATAATAATGTAACCCAATGTATATTATATACATCTATATTATTTGTACTGATTTATAAAAATGATTATAATAAAGTTCTTAAATATTGTAATAAGTATTATGCTATTGCTAAAAAACATAACCTTATTAGTCTTAGTATATTTATAAAGGGTATGGAAGCTACAGCACTTGAAGACATGGGCGAGCTATTGGAAGCTTTGAATATATATAATGAAATTAGAAATATAATTTCAGATAATCCAATAATATCAAATCTTATTGTTTTATATCATTTTGGTGTTGCTGGAATAAACTTAAAAATGTGCGAAATAGAAAAAGCTAAAAGTGAAATAGAAAAAGTGGAATCATCAATAGTAATAAATAAAAGTATGTTTGCTATGCCAATATTATATCATGAAATAATAATCAAATTTTTAAGTGGTAAATTTAAAGAAACATTGAAATTATGTAACGAACTTAAAGTTAAAGATCGCCTTAGTTATGGATTTATTCTTGGCTATAAAATCTTTCTTGATGATTATACAGAAAGTGATTTGAATGAGTATATCAATTCTTATGAAGACGGAATTAGAAATAATATATCTTATTCTATTCCTGACAAAATTATATATTCTATAGCTGTTAATTTATACAATGATTCTGAAAAGGGGAGAAGATTATTGGATGATATTATAGAATATTGTAGGGCAAATAGTATAAAAACTTATTTAGTAGATAGTCTTATTTATATGATATTAATATTATCTGATGATTTAAAAAATAGTAAAAGAGAGGTTTTTAGTTATTTAAGAGAAGCTATTTATTATAGTATAGATAATAATTATTTAATGCCATATGTTTTAAGTGGTGATAAATTGTTAAAGATAATCATACTGATGAAAAATGATGAAAGTATAACCTTCACAACTAATGAAAGAAAGTTTGTTAATAAGTTATTTGATATAGATAAAATTAAAAATAACAGTAATAAAGAAATTTTAAGCAAGAGAGAAAAAGAAGTTTTACAAGTTCTTTCGCAAGGGTTATCCAATAAAGAAATTGCTGAAAATTTGAATATTTCACTTGCAACAGTAAAAACTCATATTATTAAAATTTATTCTAAATTAAATGTATCAAGCAGAGTGCAAGCTGTTGAAAAAGCTAAAAAACTTTCTTGGTTATAA
- a CDS encoding MerR family transcriptional regulator has product MTISEVSKKYNLTADTIRYYERIGLIPPVHRNSSGNRDFLEEDCNWVEFIKCMRNAGLSIEALIDYVAMFQKGKETIKSRKNLLIEQRELLVERIESMKATLERLDMKIDGYEERCLVKEQELFKGNK; this is encoded by the coding sequence ATGACTATTTCAGAAGTTAGCAAAAAATATAATTTAACAGCAGATACCATACGTTATTATGAAAGAATAGGGTTGATACCTCCAGTTCATAGAAATTCAAGTGGAAACCGTGATTTTTTAGAGGAAGATTGTAATTGGGTCGAATTTATAAAGTGCATGAGAAATGCTGGACTTTCAATAGAAGCACTTATTGATTACGTTGCCATGTTTCAAAAGGGAAAGGAAACTATTAAATCAAGAAAGAATCTTTTAATTGAACAGCGTGAATTGTTAGTTGAAAGGATAGAAAGTATGAAAGCTACTCTTGAGAGATTAGATATGAAAATTGATGGATATGAAGAAAGATGTTTAGTTAAGGAACAAGAACTTTTTAAAGGTAACAAATAG
- a CDS encoding nitroreductase family protein: MFKVNKDKCIGCSQCVKDCPVRVISLIDNKAEINNNNCMKCGHCIAICPVNAVSTDDYNMEEVISYDKNSFSVDPDNLLNFIKFRRSVRKFKDKKVEKDAISKIIDAGRFTQTSTNSQDVSYTVITEKLDELKALTYESLKNKGESILASLTDKSLTKETERLKRYARIWMYMYTEYKKDPVKNDRLFFNAPLAIVVTSPTPINAGLASSNMELMTDALGLGTFFSGFFVVASQDNKEILDLLGIEDSKQIATCLVIGYPDVKYQRTAPRKDAEIKWI, translated from the coding sequence GTGTTTAAAGTAAACAAGGATAAATGTATAGGATGTTCTCAGTGTGTCAAGGACTGTCCAGTAAGAGTTATTTCATTAATAGACAATAAGGCAGAAATAAATAATAACAATTGTATGAAATGTGGACATTGTATTGCTATATGCCCAGTAAATGCAGTTTCAACAGATGATTATAATATGGAAGAAGTAATTTCTTATGATAAGAATTCATTTTCAGTAGATCCAGATAATCTTTTAAATTTCATAAAATTCAGAAGAAGTGTAAGAAAGTTTAAAGATAAAAAAGTAGAAAAAGATGCAATTTCTAAAATTATTGATGCAGGAAGATTTACTCAAACTTCAACAAATAGTCAAGATGTTTCTTATACAGTTATTACTGAAAAACTTGATGAATTGAAAGCTCTTACTTATGAAAGCTTAAAGAATAAAGGTGAGTCTATATTAGCTAGCTTAACTGATAAAAGTTTGACTAAAGAAACAGAACGTCTAAAAAGATATGCTCGCATATGGATGTATATGTATACTGAATACAAAAAAGATCCAGTAAAAAATGACAGATTATTCTTTAATGCACCACTTGCAATAGTTGTAACTTCACCAACACCAATAAATGCAGGCCTTGCTTCTTCTAATATGGAACTTATGACTGATGCATTAGGCCTTGGAACTTTCTTCAGCGGTTTCTTCGTAGTTGCATCTCAAGATAACAAAGAAATATTAGATTTACTTGGAATTGAAGATAGTAAGCAAATAGCAACATGCTTAGTAATTGGATACCCTGATGTGAAATACCAAAGAACTGCACCAAGAAAAGACGCTGAAATAAAGTGGATTTAA